The Falsibacillus pallidus genome window below encodes:
- a CDS encoding DNA-binding response regulator, translating into MKFEEEYQTFLKAHLQSRSGERLRRLQEGHNHAEKVFLKQVWWPLFYQLKYLHPEYEIEDYKDGKRYLDFAYIRPSMRICFEIDGYGPHLKNISRWQFSDNLERQNQLVIDGWAVIRFSFDQVKEKPRRCQQVVQQLIGRWLGDDLDQTSLSFLEKEVLRLVIRKGEDISPTEVEKYLKLSDKTVKKVLSQLVEKKMLIPASGTIRTRSYRLGDQVKGPV; encoded by the coding sequence ATGAAATTTGAAGAAGAATACCAGACCTTTTTGAAAGCTCACTTACAGTCAAGAAGCGGTGAACGGTTGCGTCGCTTACAAGAAGGTCATAATCATGCTGAAAAGGTATTTCTGAAACAAGTATGGTGGCCATTATTTTACCAATTAAAATATCTTCATCCTGAATATGAAATTGAGGATTACAAGGATGGCAAAAGGTATTTGGATTTTGCATATATTCGTCCCTCTATGCGAATTTGCTTCGAGATCGACGGGTATGGACCTCACTTAAAGAACATAAGCAGATGGCAATTTTCCGACAACCTGGAACGTCAAAACCAGTTGGTGATTGATGGATGGGCTGTGATTCGCTTTTCTTTTGACCAAGTGAAAGAGAAGCCACGCAGATGCCAACAGGTTGTTCAGCAATTGATAGGGCGATGGCTGGGTGATGATTTGGACCAGACTTCTCTTTCCTTTCTTGAAAAGGAAGTGCTCCGGCTAGTAATTCGAAAAGGAGAAGACATATCCCCAACAGAAGTCGAGAAGTATTTAAAGCTAAGTGACAAAACGGTAAAAAAAGTACTTTCTCAACTGGTAGAAAAAAAGATGCTAATCCCCGCATCTGGGACTATAAGGACCCGCTCTTATCGGTTAGGGGATCAAGTTAAGGGCCCGGTCTGA
- a CDS encoding SDR family oxidoreductase: MSGIKDKVIVITGASSGIGEATAMLLAERGAKIVLGARRLDRLEALANRIETAGGKAAYAAADVRHSKDLSGLVQLALEKFGKLDVLVNNAGFMPMSPLDDLRIEEWEAMIDINIKGVLYGIAAALPTFRDQGSGHFINIASTAAYRILPNMSVYAGTKLAVRAISEGLRQEAGDKLRVTTISPGFTSTPGSTRSDALEAIKDPDMKAKLEAYQNIGLSPYSIANAIAFAIEQPNDVDVSELVVRPTAQG; the protein is encoded by the coding sequence GTGTCTGGAATAAAAGATAAAGTTATTGTTATTACCGGCGCTAGCAGCGGAATTGGTGAAGCAACGGCCATGCTGCTTGCGGAAAGAGGAGCAAAAATCGTACTTGGCGCGCGCCGATTGGATCGGCTTGAAGCTTTAGCAAACCGCATTGAAACGGCCGGTGGCAAAGCAGCTTATGCAGCTGCTGACGTTAGACATTCCAAGGACCTGTCAGGCCTTGTCCAATTGGCACTCGAGAAATTTGGCAAGCTTGATGTTCTTGTCAATAATGCCGGTTTCATGCCCATGTCTCCCCTTGACGATTTGCGGATCGAAGAGTGGGAAGCCATGATCGACATCAATATTAAAGGAGTCCTATATGGGATAGCAGCAGCACTACCCACTTTTCGGGATCAGGGCTCCGGACATTTTATTAATATTGCTTCTACGGCAGCTTATCGCATTCTGCCTAATATGTCGGTTTATGCAGGCACGAAGCTTGCCGTACGCGCGATTTCTGAGGGCCTGCGCCAAGAGGCCGGAGATAAACTGCGCGTAACGACCATTTCACCCGGATTCACAAGCACACCCGGATCCACACGATCCGATGCACTCGAAGCCATAAAGGACCCGGATATGAAAGCCAAACTCGAAGCTTACCAGAACATCGGACTATCCCCCTACTCGATTGCTAACGCTATTGCGTTCGCAATTGAGCAACCGAATGATGTGGACGTCAGTGAATTGGTGGTTCGCCCAACAGCACAAGGATAG
- a CDS encoding AraC family transcriptional regulator produces MKSLISELAWYIDCHTRKDGVHNTAIPELYFRRKSQPSEPVYSNSLPSLYFVVQGSKTVELANERYHVDPGCYLVSSVHLPVIGQIIQASTSHPYLSLQLTFHPDILLDITRTSSPSKKTMTDRGILTNPSTSDLLNAVLRLVKLLETPSDIEVLAPLIIKEIFYRVLQSEKGELLKQYAMIGSYAHCISEAIEWINQNYSEPLAVAELAKTVKMSPRTLHKHFKKVTAMSPLQYQKVIRLQTARRLLLTENLDAANAGFRVGYESPSQFNREYARLFGRPPIRDIHDLRNSSL; encoded by the coding sequence TTGAAATCGCTCATTTCTGAACTAGCCTGGTATATTGACTGTCATACACGTAAGGATGGCGTACACAACACGGCAATTCCAGAGCTATATTTCAGACGTAAATCACAGCCGTCTGAGCCAGTTTACAGCAACAGCCTCCCTTCCCTTTACTTCGTGGTCCAAGGTTCGAAAACGGTTGAATTGGCCAACGAAAGATATCATGTTGATCCAGGGTGTTATTTGGTCTCTTCCGTTCACCTGCCAGTAATCGGGCAAATCATTCAAGCATCAACAAGCCATCCGTACCTAAGCTTACAACTGACCTTTCATCCGGATATTCTTCTCGATATTACGAGGACATCCAGCCCTTCGAAAAAGACTATGACTGACCGAGGAATCCTAACAAATCCGTCTACTTCAGACTTGCTCAATGCAGTTTTACGCCTTGTGAAACTTCTGGAAACACCCTCAGATATTGAAGTGCTAGCTCCTCTAATAATTAAGGAGATATTTTACCGGGTCCTTCAAAGTGAGAAGGGAGAGCTGCTGAAGCAATATGCTATGATTGGAAGCTATGCCCATTGTATTTCTGAAGCGATAGAATGGATCAACCAAAATTATTCAGAACCTTTAGCCGTTGCGGAGTTGGCTAAAACGGTCAAGATGAGTCCGCGGACCTTGCACAAACATTTCAAAAAAGTAACGGCGATGAGCCCTTTGCAATATCAAAAGGTGATTCGCCTGCAAACTGCACGACGGCTGCTCCTTACGGAAAATCTGGATGCGGCTAATGCAGGATTTCGAGTCGGGTATGAAAGTCCTTCCCAATTTAATCGAGAGTATGCTCGCTTATTTGGACGTCCTCCGATAAGAGATATCCATGATTTGCGTAATTCTTCCTTGTAA
- a CDS encoding sugar phosphate isomerase/epimerase family protein: protein MQNVIVPLNSFDSFEVLENGQASFIELIAKSGAFGVEIRRELLSSYEQELEKIKQEIDRFGLFTVYSAPVELWREDHQFNEAAIRQVYQEGEILGAKWLKVSLGHYKKAESNLGELIPFLNKQKDIQLLVENDQTLHSGNIKSLKTFFESANEEGVPVKMTFDAGNWFYSKEDPNAALEELSPYVIYLHLKQVEKGPITVPLQKNGDHSWKTIMRQLSPEMIKALEFPIEPKEKVTEYIRLLTDVLLESEAKS, encoded by the coding sequence ATGCAAAACGTGATTGTCCCGTTAAATTCTTTTGACAGCTTCGAAGTGTTAGAGAATGGGCAAGCATCTTTTATAGAATTAATTGCAAAATCAGGTGCGTTCGGAGTAGAAATACGCCGGGAACTATTGTCGTCGTATGAACAAGAGTTGGAAAAGATAAAACAAGAAATTGACAGGTTTGGACTTTTTACCGTTTATTCCGCTCCCGTTGAATTATGGAGAGAGGATCATCAATTCAATGAAGCCGCGATTAGACAAGTGTATCAGGAGGGCGAAATCCTTGGAGCAAAGTGGTTAAAGGTCTCCCTTGGACATTATAAAAAGGCAGAGTCAAATCTTGGGGAACTAATTCCTTTTTTGAATAAGCAAAAAGATATCCAATTGCTTGTCGAAAATGACCAGACCCTTCACAGTGGTAATATCAAATCGTTAAAAACCTTTTTTGAAAGCGCTAACGAAGAGGGGGTTCCGGTTAAAATGACGTTCGACGCCGGGAACTGGTTTTATTCAAAAGAGGATCCAAATGCAGCTTTAGAGGAGCTCTCACCCTATGTTATCTATCTTCATTTGAAGCAGGTGGAAAAAGGGCCGATTACAGTGCCGCTGCAGAAGAACGGGGACCATAGCTGGAAAACAATCATGCGCCAGCTTTCACCTGAAATGATAAAAGCATTGGAATTCCCGATTGAGCCAAAAGAGAAAGTGACGGAATATATTCGTTTGCTAACGGATGTACTACTGGAAAGCGAGGCTAAGTCATGA
- a CDS encoding 5'-methylthioadenosine/S-adenosylhomocysteine nucleosidase, with protein MKKIFFNKLGVITISAVLLLALGGWSANSASVAGTKKAKKPILIEGAMPIEVQNFAKKLQNVKEEKSGKFEFYKGTLDHYPVIVVKTGKGMENAAAATAVAIERYKPIAIINQGTAGGHDPKLHVADIVLGEKTVHLASFKTEIKGEGQGVDTTQWKPMDLMASEGSGSSSDAEKIRYYDADQDLLSAANAVKDQYTNGKVVEGTIGSADIWNNELDRIKYFHENFGTSAEEMEGFSEAQIANEYNIPFLDIRVLSNNKTNDGAYNPNTAGPCQDYVYNVVKKYISTKK; from the coding sequence ATGAAAAAGATATTCTTTAATAAACTTGGTGTCATCACGATTAGCGCAGTGCTTTTATTAGCATTAGGAGGGTGGAGTGCTAATTCCGCTAGCGTAGCCGGTACAAAAAAAGCCAAAAAACCTATCCTAATTGAAGGGGCAATGCCAATAGAAGTTCAAAATTTCGCGAAAAAGCTGCAAAATGTTAAGGAAGAAAAGTCAGGAAAATTTGAATTTTATAAAGGCACTTTAGATCATTATCCGGTCATTGTTGTTAAAACAGGCAAAGGAATGGAAAACGCAGCAGCGGCTACTGCAGTTGCTATTGAAAGATATAAACCTATTGCCATCATCAATCAAGGAACAGCAGGCGGACATGATCCAAAATTACATGTAGCTGATATTGTGTTGGGTGAAAAAACGGTACACTTGGCTTCATTTAAAACAGAAATAAAGGGTGAAGGCCAAGGAGTTGACACAACTCAATGGAAACCGATGGATTTAATGGCTTCTGAAGGCAGCGGTTCAAGCTCAGATGCTGAAAAAATTCGTTATTATGATGCAGATCAGGACTTACTTTCAGCTGCAAATGCAGTAAAAGATCAATATACGAATGGCAAGGTAGTTGAGGGCACGATAGGTTCTGCAGACATTTGGAATAATGAACTTGATAGAATTAAATATTTCCACGAAAACTTCGGTACATCTGCAGAAGAAATGGAAGGATTCTCAGAAGCACAAATCGCTAATGAATATAATATACCTTTCCTTGATATTAGAGTACTATCCAATAATAAAACAAATGACGGTGCGTACAATCCAAATACCGCTGGACCATGTCAGGATTATGTCTACAATGTAGTGAAAAAATACATTTCTACAAAAAAATAA
- a CDS encoding MFS transporter, translated as MKGIYFNKWAVLAVVTLVSFVTNVDATIVVIGLPSLINDLHIELVTGMWVITSYLITSTILLLPAGRWADIKGTKRIFLWGFFIFTIATVLCGASTSGAMLIIFRLIQGIGAAFALATATPILMRTFPKEQLGLAIGINSTSWVIGSIIGPVAGGALINSFGWRSMFFVSAPFGLLALIGGWVVLKEWKAQQSGKTDWIGVFTFGLTLTALLLALSQGQSWGWSSLRTIGLFLTAIVLGCVFIMAELKVRDPLFNLSLFTHRLYSTGLGITMSYCIGYFSITLLLALYLQGAQGLSPLETGLLLVPLSLPQLIMGPLGGKLADSFGAIRVLMVGMILIAFSLLLLGNLGNHLSAVKVIIPLLIISIANGFAWPSLAKTVLSSAPSKHAGAASGMFYTVYNIGRVGSQTVTLLLLHLVVSPAVASQAFLGTHINGDTTKDSLVHVTDIGFRVYTLFFIAALLLTIGMLRNQKQKLVFKKVDEHTS; from the coding sequence ATGAAAGGGATTTATTTTAATAAATGGGCTGTCCTCGCCGTTGTTACACTTGTATCGTTTGTGACAAATGTCGATGCAACGATTGTGGTGATTGGGCTTCCTTCGCTGATAAACGATTTGCACATTGAGCTTGTAACTGGGATGTGGGTCATTACCTCTTACTTGATTACAAGCACCATTCTCTTGCTTCCAGCAGGCAGATGGGCAGATATAAAAGGGACAAAACGCATTTTTCTATGGGGATTTTTCATTTTTACAATTGCTACTGTCTTGTGCGGGGCATCTACTTCCGGAGCAATGCTGATTATCTTCCGGCTGATACAAGGTATTGGTGCTGCGTTTGCGTTGGCAACTGCCACCCCTATCCTGATGAGAACTTTCCCAAAAGAACAATTAGGGCTCGCTATTGGCATTAACTCAACATCTTGGGTAATCGGCTCCATTATTGGTCCAGTCGCGGGTGGAGCATTGATAAATTCCTTTGGATGGCGCTCCATGTTTTTTGTTTCTGCTCCATTTGGACTCCTGGCTCTAATCGGGGGATGGGTGGTTTTGAAAGAATGGAAAGCTCAACAGTCAGGGAAGACAGATTGGATAGGAGTCTTTACTTTCGGACTTACACTCACAGCTCTTTTACTCGCATTATCCCAAGGTCAATCATGGGGATGGAGCTCACTGCGTACTATTGGTCTTTTCTTAACGGCCATTGTATTGGGATGTGTATTTATTATGGCAGAGCTAAAGGTGCGGGATCCACTTTTTAATCTTTCATTATTTACACATAGACTGTATTCAACGGGATTAGGTATTACGATGAGCTATTGTATAGGATATTTCTCCATTACCCTTCTCCTTGCATTATATCTTCAAGGGGCACAGGGCTTATCTCCTTTAGAGACGGGATTATTACTTGTTCCACTATCGCTTCCTCAACTTATCATGGGCCCCCTTGGAGGCAAGCTTGCAGACAGCTTCGGGGCTATCCGGGTACTCATGGTCGGGATGATCTTAATCGCTTTTTCTCTTTTATTACTAGGAAATCTCGGAAACCATTTATCTGCTGTTAAAGTAATCATTCCCTTATTGATTATTTCTATAGCCAATGGATTCGCCTGGCCGTCATTAGCCAAAACGGTATTATCCTCCGCTCCCTCCAAACACGCTGGAGCAGCATCAGGAATGTTCTATACCGTCTACAATATTGGCCGAGTAGGCAGCCAAACCGTAACCCTCCTTTTGCTTCACTTAGTCGTTTCACCCGCTGTGGCATCACAAGCATTTTTAGGAACACACATTAATGGAGATACAACCAAAGATTCGCTTGTCCATGTAACAGACATCGGATTTCGGGTCTATACGCTATTCTTTATCGCGGCCCTGTTGCTTACTATAGGGATGCTTAGGAATCAAAAACAAAAACTTGTTTTCAAAAAAGTTGATGAACACACTTCATGA
- a CDS encoding LysR family transcriptional regulator gives MESQELRIFQAVAKAGSITKAAQVLGYVQSNVTARIQQLESELNRQLFYRQRGMVLTPDGAKLLRYAEKITHLLDEAHMVMNDSGEPAGPLLLGATHTSSANYLPAILAEYSKLYPKVELALTTDYSDVLVEKVRRFELHGAFVKTENLDDHFVQEMVMEEQLVLIASADVKHVEEVYHKPFLMNTKGCPHRERLEEWMGNNGINKIRYLEFNNPDAIIQGVISGLGASFVVKSSIQELEKEGKLRSFNIPEEYSSAKKFFIRHKDSVMTSTMSTFIDLLKKSVQGQ, from the coding sequence ATGGAAAGTCAGGAACTTCGAATTTTTCAGGCCGTTGCAAAAGCGGGAAGTATTACAAAAGCAGCGCAAGTACTCGGATATGTTCAGTCAAACGTTACGGCAAGAATTCAACAGTTAGAATCCGAATTAAATAGACAGCTTTTTTATCGTCAACGGGGAATGGTGTTAACGCCTGACGGTGCGAAATTATTGCGCTATGCTGAGAAAATCACCCATTTGTTAGATGAAGCCCACATGGTTATGAATGATTCAGGGGAACCGGCTGGACCGCTGCTGCTTGGAGCTACTCATACTTCATCTGCTAACTATCTTCCTGCTATATTAGCGGAGTATTCGAAGCTATACCCTAAAGTAGAATTAGCGCTTACGACAGATTATTCAGATGTACTGGTAGAGAAGGTCCGCCGCTTCGAGCTTCATGGTGCATTTGTTAAAACAGAAAACTTGGATGATCATTTTGTACAGGAGATGGTGATGGAGGAGCAGCTCGTGCTAATCGCTTCCGCAGATGTAAAGCATGTTGAGGAAGTCTATCATAAACCCTTTCTTATGAATACAAAGGGCTGTCCGCATCGAGAACGACTGGAAGAATGGATGGGAAATAACGGAATAAACAAGATAAGATATTTAGAATTTAATAATCCAGACGCCATCATTCAAGGGGTCATTTCCGGCCTGGGGGCGTCATTCGTAGTAAAGTCCTCAATTCAAGAACTGGAGAAAGAAGGAAAGCTGCGTTCCTTTAACATCCCAGAAGAATATAGTTCCGCCAAAAAATTCTTTATCCGCCATAAAGACAGCGTAATGACCAGCACCATGTCAACGTTTATTGACTTGCTAAAAAAGTCGGTTCAGGGACAATAG
- a CDS encoding MFS transporter has translation MKQTIAKQRWFYLIPIAFITYSLAYLDRANYGFGAAAGLAKDLNITSGTSSLLGSLFFLGYFFFQVPGAHYAEKKSAKKLIFWSLILWGALASCTGLISNVKLLFVIRFALGVVESAVMPSMLVFLSHWFTKAERSRANTFLILGNPATVLWMSIVSGYLLNAFNWRWMFILEGIPAIIWAFLWWKLVQDKPKDANWLSEQEKIDLEQQLQKEQEGIKPVKNYGEAFRSKPVILLSIQYALWSIGVYGFVMWLPSIIKTAPNMGIVETGWLSSVPYILSVVLMLVASYFSDKTLNRNAFVWPFLLIGAVAFYVSYAIGTDHFWISFVLLVIAGGAMYAPYGPFFAIIPEILPRNVAGGAMALINSMGALGSFVGSYVVGYLNGATGGFSASYIFMAGSLFLSAILTVWAVNAAKKQGKDNMDKKVSA, from the coding sequence ATGAAACAAACAATCGCAAAACAAAGATGGTTTTACTTAATTCCAATTGCCTTTATCACTTACAGTCTTGCGTATCTTGACCGGGCCAATTATGGCTTCGGTGCTGCCGCAGGCTTGGCGAAGGACTTGAACATTACGTCAGGTACTTCGTCCTTGCTGGGTTCGCTATTCTTCTTGGGATATTTCTTTTTCCAGGTTCCCGGAGCCCATTATGCGGAAAAAAAGAGCGCGAAGAAACTGATTTTCTGGTCATTGATTTTATGGGGGGCATTAGCATCCTGCACCGGTCTTATTAGCAATGTCAAACTTTTATTTGTTATTCGTTTTGCTTTGGGGGTTGTTGAAAGCGCTGTTATGCCGTCAATGCTAGTGTTCTTAAGCCATTGGTTTACAAAGGCCGAGAGGTCCCGTGCCAATACCTTCCTGATTTTGGGGAACCCGGCAACTGTCTTATGGATGTCGATTGTTTCCGGTTATCTGTTAAATGCTTTTAACTGGAGATGGATGTTTATTCTCGAAGGAATCCCGGCGATTATTTGGGCTTTCTTATGGTGGAAATTGGTTCAAGATAAACCAAAAGATGCAAACTGGTTATCCGAACAAGAAAAAATCGATTTGGAACAACAATTGCAAAAAGAGCAGGAAGGTATCAAGCCTGTTAAAAACTATGGCGAAGCATTCCGTTCAAAACCGGTTATTTTGCTGAGCATCCAGTATGCGTTATGGAGCATTGGTGTTTATGGATTTGTTATGTGGCTTCCATCTATTATTAAAACAGCCCCGAATATGGGGATTGTCGAAACCGGCTGGCTGTCATCTGTACCATATATCCTATCAGTCGTTTTAATGTTGGTCGCTTCTTATTTCTCTGATAAAACATTAAACCGTAATGCCTTTGTTTGGCCGTTCTTGCTGATTGGCGCGGTTGCCTTTTATGTCTCTTATGCCATTGGTACGGATCATTTCTGGATTTCATTTGTCTTGTTAGTGATTGCCGGCGGTGCGATGTATGCTCCGTATGGTCCATTCTTTGCCATTATTCCTGAAATCCTGCCGCGCAATGTTGCCGGCGGCGCGATGGCCTTGATTAATAGTATGGGTGCATTGGGATCATTTGTTGGTTCATATGTAGTTGGTTACTTGAATGGGGCAACAGGAGGATTTTCTGCGTCATACATCTTTATGGCCGGTTCCCTATTCTTATCTGCA
- a CDS encoding sugar kinase, with product MKQLDVITFGEAMAMFMADQPGALHDARQFTMELAGAETNVAIGLARLGLEAGWVSKIGNDAFGRFIMERLKNEKVDIERVLTDKQHPTGFQLKSKVTEGDPEVQYFRKGSAASHLQVSDFNEEYFLSARHMHLTGIPLAISEQARTFAKHALAFMKEHGRTVSFDPNLRPSLWSSREEMVKEMNAAAFQADYVLPGIEEGEILTGFKHPRDIASFYLDKGVELVVIKLGEEGAFYKTAAMEETVPGFKVQEVVDTVGAGDGFAVGVISGLLERQSIREAVLRGNAIGSLAVQSPGDNDGYPTQLQLDNYIKNYLQGVKC from the coding sequence ATGAAACAGTTGGACGTAATAACCTTTGGAGAAGCGATGGCGATGTTTATGGCGGATCAGCCGGGGGCTTTACATGATGCAAGACAGTTTACCATGGAGCTTGCAGGTGCAGAGACCAACGTCGCCATCGGACTGGCAAGATTGGGTCTTGAAGCAGGCTGGGTCAGCAAAATAGGCAATGATGCCTTTGGCAGATTCATTATGGAGAGGCTGAAGAATGAAAAGGTTGACATCGAGCGGGTATTAACCGATAAACAACATCCTACCGGGTTTCAATTGAAATCGAAGGTGACAGAAGGGGATCCGGAGGTACAATATTTCCGGAAAGGCTCTGCTGCAAGCCATCTCCAAGTTAGTGATTTTAATGAAGAATATTTTCTTTCCGCCCGGCACATGCATCTGACTGGGATCCCCTTGGCGATATCGGAACAGGCAAGAACTTTTGCAAAGCACGCTTTGGCGTTCATGAAGGAACACGGCCGGACCGTCTCCTTTGATCCGAACCTAAGGCCGTCGCTGTGGTCATCACGGGAAGAAATGGTCAAAGAAATGAATGCGGCTGCTTTCCAGGCAGATTATGTGCTGCCGGGAATTGAAGAGGGTGAAATCTTAACAGGTTTTAAACACCCGCGCGATATTGCTTCTTTTTATCTGGATAAGGGTGTAGAGCTTGTTGTCATCAAGCTTGGTGAAGAAGGGGCATTTTATAAAACAGCAGCAATGGAGGAAACAGTCCCGGGTTTCAAGGTACAAGAAGTAGTGGATACCGTTGGTGCCGGTGATGGTTTTGCCGTAGGTGTGATTAGTGGCTTGCTTGAGCGGCAATCCATTCGGGAAGCGGTTTTACGAGGAAATGCAATTGGTTCATTGGCTGTCCAAAGTCCTGGGGATAACGACGGCTATCCAACCCAGCTGCAACTGGACAACTATATAAAAAACTATTTACAGGGAGTGAAATGTTGA